One part of the Chryseobacterium sp. 7 genome encodes these proteins:
- a CDS encoding aspartate aminotransferase family protein → MNLFNVYPLFNINPVKAQGSFLWDDKGEKYLDFYGGHAVISIGHNHPHYQNKLKDQLEKISFYSNSVQNALQTELAEKLGKLSGYEDYNLFLCNSGAEANENALKLASFHNGKSKVLYFSGSFHGRTSAAVSVTDNPKIVAPVNFSERFIKSEWNDVQQLEETFEKFGSEISSVIIEGIQGVGGIMIPTPEFLSKIKELCEKYDAVLILDEVQSGYGRSGYFFAHQEFGVEADIITTAKGMGNGFPVGGVLIHPKFQASNGLLGTTFGGNHLACAASIAVLDVMKDENLIENAQQMGEYIENEIKDLPHIESIRRKGLMIGIELDRDCSEVRKELLFGHHIFTGNSNDKTVLRILPALNIKKEETDLFINALKTVLEGI, encoded by the coding sequence ATGAATTTATTCAACGTATATCCATTATTCAATATAAATCCGGTTAAAGCTCAGGGATCTTTTCTTTGGGACGACAAAGGAGAAAAGTATCTTGATTTTTACGGAGGTCATGCTGTAATTTCTATTGGTCATAACCACCCACATTATCAGAACAAACTGAAAGATCAGCTGGAAAAAATATCTTTCTACTCAAACTCTGTTCAGAATGCATTGCAGACTGAATTAGCTGAGAAATTAGGGAAACTTTCAGGATATGAAGATTACAACCTTTTTTTATGTAATTCTGGGGCGGAAGCCAATGAAAACGCATTGAAGCTGGCTTCTTTTCACAATGGAAAAAGCAAGGTGCTTTATTTTTCCGGTTCATTCCATGGCAGAACTTCTGCAGCGGTTTCTGTGACAGATAATCCAAAAATTGTTGCTCCGGTTAACTTTTCTGAAAGATTTATCAAATCAGAATGGAATGATGTGCAGCAGCTTGAAGAAACCTTTGAGAAATTTGGAAGTGAAATTTCATCCGTAATCATCGAAGGAATTCAGGGAGTGGGAGGAATTATGATTCCTACACCGGAATTTTTATCTAAAATTAAAGAACTATGCGAAAAATATGATGCTGTTCTTATTTTGGATGAAGTACAGTCCGGATACGGAAGAAGCGGATATTTCTTTGCCCATCAGGAATTTGGTGTAGAAGCAGATATCATCACTACAGCAAAAGGAATGGGGAACGGATTTCCAGTGGGTGGAGTTTTGATTCATCCTAAGTTTCAGGCAAGCAACGGTTTGCTGGGAACTACATTTGGAGGAAATCATCTGGCTTGTGCAGCTTCCATTGCTGTTCTGGATGTTATGAAAGATGAAAATCTTATCGAAAATGCTCAGCAGATGGGTGAGTATATTGAAAATGAAATTAAAGATTTACCACATATTGAATCCATCCGAAGGAAAGGATTGATGATCGGAATAGAACTCGACAGAGACTGTTCGGAAGTAAGGAAAGAATTACTGTTCGGTCATCATATTTTCACTGGAAACTCGAATGATAAAACAGTACTTAGGATTCTTCCGGCGCTGAATATCAAAAAAGAGGAAACTGATCTTTTCATCAATGCTTTGAAAACAGTATTGGAAGGGATCTAA
- a CDS encoding N-acetylornithine carbamoyltransferase yields the protein MKKFTSVSDVENLQEIIKKALQIKADPLTETEKGKGKTIGLVFLNSSLRTRLSSQIAAQNLGLNVLTLNAAQEAWNLEFADGAVMNGDTVEHIKDAIEVLNQYCDIIAVRCFAGMKSKEDDVNESILSQFEKHAKVPVISLESATRHPLQSLADCITITENWKKDHKPKVVLTWAPHIKPIAHAVGNSFAEWMQEMDVELVIANPEGYDLDKNFTKDVKVIHDQDEALKNADFIYVKNWSSFDDYAAMPEVEGDWMLTNEKLAHTNQAKVMHCLPVRRNVELSDEVMDGDHSIIYQQAKNRIFSAQAVFSEILDELKA from the coding sequence ATGAAAAAATTTACCTCTGTAAGTGATGTAGAAAACTTACAGGAAATCATAAAAAAAGCTTTACAGATAAAAGCAGATCCCCTTACCGAAACGGAAAAAGGAAAGGGAAAGACAATCGGACTTGTATTTTTAAATTCAAGTTTAAGAACCCGTCTGAGCAGTCAGATTGCAGCTCAAAATCTTGGTTTAAATGTTTTGACATTAAATGCAGCACAGGAAGCCTGGAATCTTGAATTTGCTGACGGAGCAGTGATGAACGGTGACACTGTAGAACATATCAAAGATGCCATCGAGGTTTTAAACCAATATTGCGATATCATTGCGGTACGTTGTTTTGCAGGGATGAAGAGCAAAGAAGATGATGTGAATGAAAGTATCTTAAGTCAGTTTGAAAAACATGCAAAAGTTCCTGTCATTTCATTAGAATCAGCAACCCGTCACCCGTTGCAAAGTCTGGCAGATTGTATCACCATTACAGAAAACTGGAAAAAAGACCACAAACCCAAAGTGGTGTTGACGTGGGCACCACATATCAAACCTATTGCCCATGCTGTTGGAAATTCCTTTGCAGAATGGATGCAGGAAATGGACGTTGAGTTAGTGATTGCAAACCCTGAGGGATATGATCTGGATAAAAACTTCACAAAAGATGTGAAAGTAATTCATGATCAGGATGAAGCGTTGAAAAATGCAGACTTTATTTATGTAAAAAACTGGTCTTCTTTTGATGATTATGCTGCAATGCCTGAAGTGGAAGGAGACTGGATGCTTACCAATGAAAAATTAGCCCATACCAATCAGGCTAAAGTAATGCACTGTCTTCCGGTTCGCCGTAATGTGGAGTTGAGTGATGAAGTAATGGATGGAGATCATTCTATCATCTACCAGCAGGCAAAAAACCGAATTTTCTCTGCCCAGGCTGTATTCAGTGAAATTTTAGATGAATTAAAAGCTTAA
- the argB gene encoding acetylglutamate kinase, translated as MKEKLYIIKIGGALIDDEALLTQFLEQFSEIQEKKILVHGGGKLATILADKLGIEQKMINGRRITDKETLDIVTMVYAGGINKNIVEKLQQKKCNAIGFSGADGNLIKAKKREHPEIDFGFVGDISKKSVNRKLVSKLMKLNLVPVFSAITHDRKGNLFNTNADTIASVMAQALSEKYEVELLYCFDKEGVLEDVNDPESVIKSVTEEDFTTLKEEGKLHKGILPKLENALGAIKNNVNKVFLIKETELKNHIENHHAGTEICL; from the coding sequence ATGAAAGAAAAGTTATACATCATAAAAATTGGCGGAGCTTTGATCGATGATGAAGCATTATTAACCCAATTCTTAGAACAATTTTCTGAAATTCAGGAAAAGAAGATCCTTGTACACGGCGGAGGTAAATTGGCAACAATACTTGCTGATAAACTGGGAATCGAGCAGAAAATGATCAATGGAAGAAGGATTACGGATAAAGAGACATTGGATATTGTAACGATGGTGTATGCGGGAGGAATCAATAAAAATATTGTTGAAAAGCTTCAGCAGAAAAAATGTAATGCTATAGGCTTTTCCGGAGCAGATGGAAACTTAATCAAGGCTAAGAAAAGAGAGCATCCTGAAATCGATTTTGGATTTGTAGGGGATATCAGTAAGAAAAGTGTGAACAGGAAACTGGTTTCAAAACTCATGAAACTTAATCTTGTTCCGGTGTTTTCAGCGATCACCCACGATAGAAAAGGAAATCTTTTCAATACCAATGCGGATACCATTGCTTCTGTAATGGCGCAGGCTCTTTCCGAAAAATATGAAGTTGAACTGTTGTATTGTTTTGATAAAGAAGGAGTTTTGGAAGACGTAAACGATCCCGAATCAGTGATCAAAAGTGTTACTGAAGAAGATTTTACCACACTGAAAGAAGAGGGAAAACTTCATAAAGGGATTTTGCCTAAACTAGAAAATGCTCTGGGAGCCATAAAAAATAATGTAAATAAAGTGTTTTTGATCAAAGAAACAGAACTGAAAAATCATATAGAAAATCATCATGCAGGAACTGAAATCTGTTTATAA
- a CDS encoding M20 family metallo-hydrolase — MQELKSVYNKEELLNNAVGLLKNLIEIPSFSKDEFNTSVEIENFFKKHQIPTKRFKNNIWAVNKHFDVFKPSILLNTHHDTVKPNKAYTLDPFVPIEKDGKLFGLGSNDAGASLVSMAQVFLHFYNKEDLKYNLVIALTAEEEISGFDGIEALFPQLPNVELAIVGEPTQMNLAIAEKGLLVIDGEMKGTPSHAAHPNDDNSIVKCMQDLQNILVFKFPKVSEYLGEVKVTLSGIHAGVQHNVVPESCSFTLDVRVTDEYSNQEAFDIIQSQMKSTLTARSFRLNSSKIEMDHPFVKAGIEIGRTTYGSPTSSDQAIIPCTSVKLGPGDSRRSHTADEFIYIHEIEEGIEIYIRILEKVL; from the coding sequence ATGCAGGAACTGAAATCTGTTTATAATAAAGAAGAGCTATTGAATAATGCGGTCGGATTGCTTAAAAATTTGATTGAGATTCCTTCATTCAGCAAAGATGAGTTTAATACTTCGGTGGAAATTGAGAATTTCTTCAAAAAGCATCAGATTCCTACCAAACGTTTTAAAAATAACATCTGGGCGGTGAATAAACATTTTGATGTTTTTAAACCTTCCATTTTACTGAATACACATCATGATACAGTAAAACCTAACAAAGCTTACACGCTGGATCCGTTTGTTCCTATTGAAAAAGATGGAAAATTATTTGGATTGGGCAGTAATGATGCCGGAGCTTCTTTGGTTTCTATGGCGCAGGTTTTTTTACATTTTTATAATAAAGAAGATTTAAAATATAATTTAGTTATTGCTTTGACGGCAGAGGAGGAGATCTCAGGATTTGATGGGATAGAAGCTCTGTTTCCGCAGCTACCCAACGTAGAACTCGCCATTGTAGGAGAACCCACGCAGATGAATCTGGCGATTGCAGAAAAAGGACTTCTTGTGATTGATGGAGAAATGAAAGGTACTCCTTCTCATGCCGCTCATCCTAATGATGACAACTCGATTGTAAAATGTATGCAGGATTTGCAGAATATTCTTGTCTTTAAATTTCCAAAGGTTTCAGAATATCTGGGAGAGGTGAAAGTAACTTTATCCGGAATTCATGCAGGAGTACAGCATAACGTTGTTCCGGAATCATGCAGTTTCACACTGGATGTAAGAGTGACAGATGAATATTCTAATCAGGAAGCATTCGATATTATTCAGTCTCAGATGAAATCTACATTAACGGCAAGATCGTTCAGGCTAAATTCTTCAAAGATCGAAATGGATCACCCATTCGTAAAAGCAGGAATTGAAATCGGAAGGACAACTTACGGTTCACCTACCTCTTCAGACCAGGCGATTATTCCATGTACATCCGTGAAATTAGGACCTGGAGACAGTAGGCGCTCTCACACAGCAGATGAATTTATCTATATCCATGAAATAGAAGAAGGAATAGAAATCTACATCAGAATTTTAGAAAAAGTGTTATAA
- the argH gene encoding argininosuccinate lyase — translation MKKIWQKDDLATNILVNNFTVGKDLDFDERLAKYDVKGSMAHCKMLAETGIITQEESEQMLSVLNTILNKIEEGSFEIDKDAEDIHSQVEAILIEELGDTGKKIHTARSRNDQVLLDIKLYLLDEIREITALTDEFFQILIQLADQHKNVLLPGYTHLQIAMPSSFGLWLGAYAEALLDDVEMLFSVKNIINKNPLGSAAGYGSSFPINRESTTYNLGFQSMNYNSVYAQMTRGKSEKMLSMAMATLAGTLGKFAYDVCLYLSQNFDFISFPKEFTTGSSIMPHKKNPDIFELVRARCNRIQSLPNELILLTNNLPSGYHRDVQLTKEILFPAIDSLKECLEILNYTLPNIQVKDGILEDEKYKYLFSVEKINEEVKNGSSFRDAYVKVGQEIENNEFEFEPGNLEHTHQGSIGNLCLDKIEYQFNKLKNKLLG, via the coding sequence ATGAAAAAAATATGGCAGAAGGATGACCTTGCCACCAATATATTAGTCAATAACTTTACAGTCGGTAAAGACCTTGACTTTGATGAACGTTTAGCGAAATATGACGTGAAAGGTTCTATGGCACATTGCAAAATGCTGGCAGAAACCGGAATTATCACTCAGGAAGAATCAGAGCAGATGTTATCTGTTTTGAATACTATTTTAAATAAAATTGAAGAAGGAAGTTTTGAAATTGATAAAGATGCTGAGGATATCCATTCTCAAGTAGAAGCTATTCTCATTGAAGAATTAGGAGATACAGGCAAGAAAATCCATACCGCAAGATCAAGAAATGATCAGGTTTTGCTGGATATAAAATTATATTTATTGGATGAGATCCGTGAAATTACAGCACTTACAGATGAATTTTTCCAGATTTTAATTCAACTGGCGGATCAGCATAAAAATGTTCTGCTTCCGGGATATACCCATCTGCAGATTGCAATGCCTTCATCATTTGGATTGTGGTTGGGAGCGTATGCAGAAGCACTTTTAGATGATGTGGAAATGCTGTTTTCTGTAAAGAATATCATCAATAAAAATCCACTGGGATCAGCTGCTGGCTATGGTTCATCTTTTCCGATCAATCGTGAAAGTACTACTTATAATCTGGGCTTCCAGTCGATGAATTATAATTCGGTATATGCTCAGATGACCCGTGGAAAGTCGGAGAAAATGTTATCAATGGCAATGGCAACTTTAGCAGGAACGCTCGGGAAGTTTGCTTATGACGTTTGTCTGTATCTGAGTCAGAATTTTGATTTCATTAGTTTTCCAAAGGAATTTACTACAGGAAGCAGCATTATGCCTCATAAAAAAAACCCGGATATCTTTGAGCTGGTTCGTGCACGATGTAACAGAATTCAGTCGCTTCCGAACGAATTGATTCTTTTGACAAACAATTTGCCATCAGGATATCACAGAGATGTACAGTTGACCAAAGAAATACTTTTCCCGGCGATAGATTCTTTAAAGGAATGTTTGGAAATTCTAAATTATACTTTACCGAATATTCAGGTAAAAGACGGAATTCTGGAAGATGAAAAATACAAATATCTGTTCAGCGTAGAAAAGATTAATGAAGAAGTGAAAAACGGAAGTTCATTCCGTGATGCTTATGTAAAAGTAGGGCAGGAAATTGAAAACAACGAGTTTGAATTTGAACCCGGAAACCTTGAACATACCCACCAGGGAAGTATCGGAAATCTTTGTCTGGATAAAATAGAATACCAGTTCAATAAACTGAAAAATAAATTATTGGGTTAG
- a CDS encoding Lrp/AsnC family transcriptional regulator, with product MDLKDKMILSIIQEDSTLSVKEISEKIGLTFTPTYERIKQLEKQGIIQKYVGLLNREKLGLNIVVYCNVRLKEQSKKVLETFEKHIGNYDEVQEIISLSGEYDYMLKIIAKDINSYNEFAVNVISNIPNIGQYHSSIVLHEVKKSTKFKIDLE from the coding sequence ATGGATTTAAAAGACAAAATGATTCTCAGCATTATTCAGGAAGACTCTACACTATCGGTTAAAGAAATCTCCGAAAAGATAGGTCTTACCTTTACTCCTACGTATGAGCGAATCAAACAATTGGAGAAGCAGGGTATCATCCAGAAATATGTGGGGCTTTTAAACCGTGAAAAATTGGGTTTAAATATTGTAGTCTACTGTAATGTTCGTCTTAAGGAACAATCCAAGAAAGTATTGGAGACTTTTGAGAAACATATTGGAAACTATGATGAAGTACAGGAAATCATCAGTCTTTCCGGAGAGTATGACTATATGCTGAAGATTATTGCCAAAGACATCAATTCTTATAACGAATTTGCGGTTAATGTTATTTCAAACATTCCTAATATTGGGCAATACCACAGTTCTATCGTCCTTCATGAGGTAAAAAAATCTACCAAGTTTAAAATTGACCTGGAATAA
- a CDS encoding aspartate carbamoyltransferase catalytic subunit — MFTITELSTERINSILTEAMAFANGKTAKIEGEVFCSNLFFEDSTRTKTSFDLAERKLGLQVVPFDASHSSVNKGESLYDTVKTIESIGVNLVVIRDKKDRYFEELKNIKIPVINGGDGTGNHPSQCMLDLMTIYQEFGKFEGLKVGIVGDVKHSRVANSNAEALRRLGAKVYFSGPEQWFDEGALINGTYMSVDELIAEVDVLMLLRIQHERHDDAMSFTASEYHRRYGLTKEREQAMKKEAIIMHPAPINRGVEIDSDLVECERSRVFKQMQNGVFARMAILKEALESKGYTFK; from the coding sequence ATGTTTACGATTACAGAACTAAGCACCGAGAGAATCAACAGTATACTGACAGAAGCAATGGCTTTTGCAAATGGTAAAACTGCCAAAATTGAAGGAGAAGTTTTTTGCTCAAACCTTTTCTTCGAAGACAGTACAAGAACGAAAACAAGTTTTGATCTTGCAGAAAGAAAACTGGGACTTCAGGTAGTACCTTTTGATGCATCGCACAGTTCAGTAAACAAAGGAGAGAGTCTTTATGACACCGTAAAGACGATTGAAAGTATAGGAGTAAATCTTGTGGTGATCCGTGATAAGAAAGACAGATACTTCGAGGAACTGAAAAATATTAAAATTCCGGTAATCAACGGAGGAGACGGTACAGGAAACCATCCTTCACAATGTATGCTGGATCTGATGACCATCTACCAGGAATTTGGAAAGTTCGAAGGACTGAAGGTAGGAATTGTCGGAGATGTAAAGCACAGCCGCGTTGCCAACTCAAATGCAGAAGCATTAAGAAGGTTAGGAGCTAAAGTATACTTCTCAGGACCAGAACAGTGGTTTGACGAAGGAGCTCTGATCAACGGAACATATATGTCAGTAGATGAACTAATCGCTGAAGTGGATGTTCTGATGTTATTAAGAATTCAACATGAAAGACATGATGATGCAATGAGTTTCACTGCCTCAGAATATCACAGAAGATATGGCCTGACTAAGGAAAGAGAACAAGCCATGAAAAAAGAAGCAATCATTATGCACCCAGCTCCAATTAATAGAGGAGTGGAAATAGACTCAGATCTTGTAGAATGCGAAAGATCAAGAGTTTTCAAACAAATGCAGAACGGAGTATTTGCAAGAATGGCTATTTTGAAAGAGGCGTTGGAAAGTAAAGGGTATACCTTTAAATAA
- a CDS encoding carbamoyl phosphate synthase small subunit, with the protein MKKKLILESGEVFHGEGFGAELETAGEVVFNTGMTGYQELISDPSYCGQIVCMTYPLIGNYGINRDDYESIEPAIKGLIVKELCDLPSNFRTQITLDELFKKKNLSGISGIDTRRLTRVLRNHGVVKGKIVNADADETAVASELKSTTFPTNQVEEVSTKTPYANPNRGFKVVLVDFGAKLGIIRELSQRNCDIIVVSQDTTAEEILLMNPDGIMLSNGPGDPEDVPHALDMIRGLLGKVPIFGICLGHQLIGLACGAKTFKLKFGHRGGNHPVLDLEKNTVAITSQNHGYAVDQESLKGTDLIETHIALNDRTNEGLKHKIHPCFSVQYHPEASPGPEDANYLFDEFIQMMEDFKK; encoded by the coding sequence ATGAAGAAAAAATTAATACTGGAGTCCGGTGAAGTGTTTCATGGAGAAGGTTTCGGAGCAGAATTGGAAACTGCAGGAGAAGTAGTTTTCAATACCGGAATGACAGGGTATCAGGAATTGATTTCTGACCCATCGTATTGCGGTCAGATAGTTTGTATGACCTATCCGCTTATCGGAAATTATGGTATTAACCGTGATGATTATGAAAGTATTGAGCCGGCAATCAAAGGGCTTATCGTAAAAGAACTTTGCGATCTTCCTTCCAATTTCCGTACTCAGATTACTTTAGATGAATTATTTAAAAAGAAAAACCTTTCAGGAATTTCAGGAATCGACACCAGAAGACTAACCAGAGTTCTTCGTAACCATGGAGTGGTAAAAGGAAAAATAGTGAACGCTGATGCTGATGAAACGGCTGTAGCTTCTGAGTTGAAATCAACAACTTTCCCAACCAACCAGGTAGAGGAAGTTTCTACAAAAACCCCTTACGCTAACCCTAACAGAGGTTTCAAAGTAGTATTGGTAGACTTCGGTGCAAAACTGGGAATTATCAGAGAACTGTCTCAAAGAAACTGTGACATCATCGTGGTTTCTCAGGATACAACAGCAGAAGAAATCCTGTTGATGAATCCGGACGGAATCATGTTGTCAAATGGTCCTGGTGACCCGGAAGATGTGCCGCACGCTTTAGACATGATCAGAGGATTATTAGGAAAAGTTCCCATCTTCGGAATCTGTTTAGGACACCAATTGATCGGTCTTGCTTGTGGAGCAAAAACTTTCAAACTGAAATTCGGACACAGAGGAGGAAACCACCCGGTATTGGATCTGGAAAAAAATACAGTAGCTATTACTTCTCAAAACCATGGATATGCTGTAGATCAGGAAAGTTTAAAAGGAACAGATCTTATCGAAACGCACATCGCTTTGAATGACAGAACAAACGAAGGATTAAAACACAAAATCCACCCTTGTTTCTCAGTTCAGTATCACCCTGAAGCGAGCCCAGGCCCGGAAGATGCAAACTACCTGTTTGACGAATTCATTCAAATGATGGAGGACTTTAAAAAGTAA
- a CDS encoding four helix bundle protein, which produces MHNFEKLLFWQKSVALAKHVYIICPEISNDEKYGLISQIKRCTISIPSNIAEGSGRNSNKEFNHFLAIALGSAFELQTQLILVKELNLLAEEKVNVLLNEVSEIQKMIYSFKNNLK; this is translated from the coding sequence ATGCATAACTTTGAAAAATTACTTTTCTGGCAGAAATCAGTTGCATTGGCAAAACATGTATACATTATTTGTCCAGAGATCAGTAATGATGAAAAGTATGGATTAATTTCACAGATTAAAAGGTGTACTATTTCTATTCCGTCCAATATTGCTGAAGGTTCTGGAAGAAATAGCAATAAAGAGTTTAATCATTTTCTTGCTATCGCTTTAGGTTCTGCATTTGAATTGCAAACTCAATTGATTTTGGTAAAAGAGTTGAATCTTTTAGCTGAAGAAAAAGTAAATGTTTTACTCAATGAAGTTTCTGAAATTCAAAAAATGATTTACTCATTTAAAAATAATTTAAAATAA